From Ancylobacter pratisalsi, one genomic window encodes:
- a CDS encoding c-type cytochrome, with product MSRRLAFAVTTLSLVALATTAVVAQSDVVKQREALMKEYGKATKAAGGMLRGAAPFDLATVQATLALYVKNAKELKPLFPEGSGEGTDALPAIWEKKAEFDGLLDKLATDADAARATITDEASFKANFPTVIRTCGTCHDSFRKKS from the coding sequence ATGAGTCGCCGTCTGGCCTTCGCCGTGACCACACTTTCCCTCGTCGCCCTTGCAACGACCGCCGTCGTCGCACAATCCGACGTCGTCAAGCAGCGCGAGGCGCTGATGAAGGAATATGGCAAGGCCACCAAGGCGGCCGGCGGCATGCTGCGCGGCGCCGCCCCGTTCGATCTCGCCACGGTTCAGGCCACGCTGGCGCTTTACGTCAAGAACGCCAAGGAGCTGAAGCCGCTGTTCCCGGAAGGCTCCGGCGAGGGGACGGACGCGCTGCCGGCGATCTGGGAAAAGAAGGCGGAATTCGACGGATTGCTCGACAAGCTGGCCACCGATGCCGACGCGGCGCGTGCCACGATAACGGACGAGGCAAGCTTCAAGGCGAATTTCCCCACCGTGATCCGCACCTGCGGCACCTGCCACGATTCCTTCCGCAAGAAGAGCTGA
- a CDS encoding cytochrome b/b6 domain-containing protein yields the protein MSVVLGESASTPASVLAWDLPTRLAKWLLAALVGLAFASKYFGDVGMVWHQWNGLAILVVLVFRLLWGIVGGSTARFSRFVRGPLAALRYGMDLLRGRPGHYLGHNPLGGWMVVALLLIVGAQALTGLFTTDDIIVYGPMTAVASDETIARASALHQQIYPILLALIGLHVAANLAYSVLGRDNLIRAMIVGRKPAERYADPAPATPGSVVAALLCLALAIAVVFGGIAMAGGNPFP from the coding sequence GTGAGCGTCGTCCTCGGGGAAAGCGCCTCCACGCCGGCCTCCGTGCTGGCGTGGGACCTGCCGACGCGTCTGGCCAAATGGCTTCTGGCCGCGCTGGTCGGGCTCGCCTTCGCCAGCAAGTATTTCGGCGATGTCGGCATGGTCTGGCACCAGTGGAACGGGCTGGCGATCCTGGTAGTGCTGGTGTTCCGGCTGCTGTGGGGGATTGTCGGCGGCAGCACGGCGCGGTTCTCCCGCTTCGTGCGCGGGCCGCTGGCGGCGCTGCGCTACGGCATGGACCTGCTGCGCGGGCGGCCGGGGCATTATCTCGGGCACAATCCGCTCGGCGGGTGGATGGTGGTCGCGCTGCTGCTCATTGTCGGCGCGCAGGCGCTGACCGGCCTGTTCACCACCGACGACATCATCGTCTACGGACCGATGACAGCCGTGGCCAGCGACGAGACCATCGCCCGCGCCTCGGCCCTGCACCAGCAGATCTACCCGATCCTGCTGGCGCTGATCGGGCTGCATGTGGCGGCAAACCTCGCCTATTCGGTGCTTGGCCGCGACAATCTGATCCGCGCCATGATCGTCGGCCGCAAGCCGGCGGAGCGCTATGCCGACCCGGCGCCGGCGACGCCGGGCTCGGTCGTGGCGGCGCTTCTTTGCCTCGCGCTGGCCATTGCCGTCGTCTTCGGCGGTATTGCCATGGCGGGAGGAAATCCTTTTCCCTGA
- a CDS encoding DMT family transporter, producing MNALRGIALQVCATFIFTIMSALVRIVSGRIPTGEIVFARSFFALFPLLALLAFRREISSAVRTANPVGHIVRGSVGVLAMSSSFAALALIPLADVTAIGFTAPLLTVALAAVMLREKVHVYRWSAVCVGLVGVVIMLSPHIDGGYGSGQGGMGALIALFGAACTAVAMIQVRRLTSTETTAAIVFYFQALAAVAGLATAAWGWVLPDAGDALMLLSIGILGGIGQILLTESYRHAPASVVAPFTYSAMLWSLLLGFILFSEIPPLTVLAGAVIVIGAGLFVIWREQRLGIERAKAIEAAPPAGPAV from the coding sequence ATGAATGCGCTCAGGGGGATCGCGCTGCAGGTTTGCGCGACCTTCATCTTCACCATCATGTCTGCGCTGGTCCGTATCGTCTCGGGACGAATCCCGACAGGCGAAATCGTGTTCGCGCGCTCGTTCTTTGCGCTGTTTCCGCTGCTGGCGCTGCTCGCCTTCCGGCGCGAGATCAGTTCCGCGGTGCGCACGGCCAATCCGGTCGGACACATCGTGCGAGGCTCGGTCGGCGTTCTGGCGATGTCGTCGAGCTTCGCCGCGCTGGCGCTCATCCCGCTGGCCGACGTAACGGCGATCGGCTTCACCGCGCCGCTGCTGACCGTGGCGCTGGCGGCGGTGATGTTGCGGGAGAAGGTCCACGTCTATCGCTGGAGCGCGGTGTGCGTCGGCCTGGTTGGCGTCGTGATCATGCTGTCGCCGCATATCGACGGGGGCTATGGCTCCGGCCAGGGCGGCATGGGGGCTCTGATCGCGCTGTTCGGCGCGGCCTGCACCGCCGTGGCGATGATCCAGGTGCGGCGTCTCACCTCGACGGAAACCACGGCCGCCATCGTGTTCTATTTCCAGGCCCTCGCCGCCGTGGCGGGGCTCGCGACGGCGGCCTGGGGCTGGGTGCTGCCGGACGCGGGAGATGCGCTGATGCTGCTCTCGATCGGTATTCTCGGCGGAATCGGGCAGATCCTGCTGACCGAGAGCTACCGCCACGCGCCAGCCTCGGTGGTCGCGCCCTTCACCTATTCGGCGATGCTGTGGTCGCTGCTGCTGGGCTTCATCCTGTTCAGCGAAATCCCGCCCTTGACGGTGCTGGCGGGCGCCGTGATCGTCATCGGCGCCGGGCTGTTCGTCATCTGGCGCGAGCAGAGGCTCGGCATCGAGCGCGCGAAAGCGATCGAGGCGGCGCCGCCGGCCGGACCCGCGGTCTAG
- a CDS encoding Lrp/AsnC ligand binding domain-containing protein: MVPFFVQIKCQLGRSYEVANAIADAEIASEIYSTAGEFDLLVKFYVAEGTDIGHFVNEKVQRISGIQDTRTIITFKAFAS, from the coding sequence ATGGTCCCGTTCTTCGTCCAGATCAAATGCCAGCTTGGCCGCTCCTATGAAGTGGCCAACGCCATCGCCGATGCGGAGATCGCTTCCGAGATCTACTCGACCGCCGGCGAGTTCGATCTCCTGGTGAAGTTCTATGTCGCCGAAGGCACCGATATCGGCCACTTCGTGAACGAGAAGGTGCAGCGCATCTCCGGAATTCAGGACACGCGCACCATCATCACCTTCAAGGCCTTCGCCAGCTAG
- the thiD gene encoding bifunctional hydroxymethylpyrimidine kinase/phosphomethylpyrimidine kinase yields MSEAQAQSAIAVTIAGSDSGGGAGIQADIKTFSALGVYGASVITALTAQNTLGVTGIHDVPADFITQQMEAVYSDLDVGATKIGMLSRPQAILAVAAGLDRHQVTNVVLDPVMVAASGDRLLVAEAIATLRAELLPRASIITPNLPEAAALLDEAMATNLEEVHAQAERLRALGAKAVLIKGGHSEGPESVDVLLDDEGFMEFRGPRIVTENTHGTGCTLSSAIAAGLAKGEGLRAAVQAAKHYLSRALARSDELHIGHGHGPVHHFHAWWS; encoded by the coding sequence ATGAGTGAAGCACAGGCGCAGAGCGCAATCGCGGTGACCATAGCCGGTTCGGATTCCGGCGGCGGGGCCGGCATTCAGGCGGATATCAAGACGTTTTCGGCACTCGGGGTCTACGGGGCCAGCGTGATCACGGCGCTGACCGCGCAGAACACGCTGGGCGTGACCGGTATTCATGACGTGCCGGCCGACTTCATCACCCAGCAGATGGAAGCGGTCTATTCCGATCTCGATGTCGGCGCGACCAAGATCGGCATGCTGTCGCGTCCGCAGGCCATCCTTGCCGTGGCGGCGGGGCTCGATCGTCACCAGGTGACCAATGTGGTGCTGGACCCGGTGATGGTGGCGGCATCCGGCGACCGGCTGCTGGTGGCTGAGGCGATCGCGACGCTGCGCGCCGAGCTGCTGCCGCGCGCCTCCATCATCACCCCGAACCTTCCCGAAGCGGCGGCATTGCTCGACGAGGCGATGGCGACGAATCTCGAGGAAGTGCATGCCCAGGCGGAACGGCTGCGCGCGCTTGGCGCCAAGGCGGTGCTGATCAAGGGCGGGCACAGCGAAGGGCCGGAAAGCGTCGACGTGTTGCTCGACGACGAGGGCTTCATGGAGTTCCGTGGCCCCCGGATCGTCACCGAGAATACCCATGGTACCGGCTGCACGCTGTCGTCGGCGATCGCGGCCGGGCTTGCCAAGGGCGAGGGGCTGCGCGCGGCGGTGCAGGCTGCCAAGCATTACCTTTCGCGGGCGCTGGCGCGTTCCGATGAGCTGCATATCGGCCACGGCCACGGGCCGGTTCATCACTTCCACGCCTGGTGGAGCTGA
- a CDS encoding MFS transporter, translated as MPVVAPRYSIAVVYAGLFFGIGVYLPFFPVWLAGRDFDANMIGFALAVPMAVRLFTMPLGGLLADRTGRPRATLILYALGTALCFIGVALAPNAVIMLVALGLAASFWQPSLPVLDAYTMARRAEGLVDYGRVRLWGSLSFILGNIAAGLALRALSADTLIWMIVGGGLVSALAAYMLQESTLPPRPASAGTPAMPTVLKVGIAAAALVQASHALLYAFGSIRWREEGLSDTAIGLLWSVGVLAEVILFRFGTRVTARIGPERLLLLGGLAGLVRFGAMAFDPPAAVLPVLQLLHAATFGCTYLGTVELVARFAPPGRGAAIQAVAAWGIAIAMTGATLLSGPLWQAFGPLAFVFSAALAGCGAGLALLAWSGLAGQPQSAGSGG; from the coding sequence GTGCCCGTTGTCGCGCCGCGCTATTCCATCGCCGTCGTCTATGCTGGGCTGTTCTTCGGCATTGGTGTCTATCTGCCCTTCTTTCCGGTCTGGCTGGCCGGGCGGGATTTCGATGCCAACATGATCGGGTTCGCCCTCGCGGTGCCGATGGCGGTGCGGCTTTTCACCATGCCTCTGGGTGGGTTGCTGGCGGACCGCACCGGGCGGCCGCGCGCGACGCTGATCCTATACGCGCTTGGGACGGCGCTCTGTTTCATCGGTGTCGCGCTGGCGCCGAATGCCGTGATCATGCTTGTCGCGCTCGGGCTCGCCGCCAGCTTCTGGCAGCCCAGCCTGCCGGTGCTCGACGCCTACACGATGGCCCGGCGCGCCGAGGGGCTGGTCGATTACGGCCGGGTGCGGCTGTGGGGGTCGCTGTCGTTCATTCTCGGCAATATCGCCGCCGGCCTCGCGCTGCGGGCGCTCTCGGCCGACACGCTGATCTGGATGATCGTCGGCGGCGGGCTGGTGTCGGCGCTGGCGGCCTACATGCTGCAGGAGAGCACGCTGCCGCCCCGGCCGGCATCGGCGGGCACGCCGGCGATGCCCACCGTCCTGAAGGTCGGCATAGCCGCCGCCGCGCTGGTGCAGGCGTCTCACGCGCTGCTCTACGCGTTCGGGTCGATCCGATGGCGGGAAGAGGGTCTGTCGGATACGGCGATCGGCCTTCTGTGGTCGGTGGGGGTGCTGGCGGAGGTGATCCTGTTCCGCTTCGGCACCCGCGTGACCGCGCGGATCGGACCGGAGCGCCTTTTGCTGTTGGGCGGGTTGGCCGGGCTGGTGCGTTTCGGCGCGATGGCGTTCGATCCGCCGGCCGCGGTGCTCCCGGTGCTGCAACTGCTCCACGCGGCCACTTTCGGCTGCACGTATCTTGGCACCGTCGAACTGGTGGCCCGCTTTGCCCCGCCCGGCCGGGGCGCCGCGATACAGGCTGTCGCCGCCTGGGGCATCGCGATCGCCATGACCGGCGCGACGCTGCTTTCCGGCCCGCTCTGGCAGGCGTTCGGGCCGCTCGCCTTCGTGTTTTCGGCGGCGCTGGCCGGCTGCGGCGCGGGGCTCGCGCTGCTGGCGTGGTCGGGATTGGCGGGTCAGCCCCAGAGCGCGGGCTCGGGAGGGTAG
- the dgcA gene encoding N-acetyl-D-Glu racemase DgcA codes for MPVLETTIERFPIRGRFTIARGSKTEAVVVLAELRDGDFTGRGECVPYARYGESTEGVVAAIEAVGGALAAGLDRRALQRLMPPGAARNALDCALWDLEAKHAGRPVHALAGLPGPAPVVTAYTLSLDAPEAMAEAARSCGHSLLKLKLGSAGDPARLSAIRAAVPTARLIVDANEGWTPGDLAENLAACADAGVELVEQPLPAGADALLGEIERPVPVCADESVHGRDTLPQLIGRYDAINVKLDKTGGLTEALALAREARAAGLDIMVGCMVATSLAMAPALLLAPLARFVDLDGPLLLARDRTPALRYEGSLVYPPEPALWG; via the coding sequence ATGCCTGTCCTTGAGACCACAATCGAGCGCTTTCCGATCCGTGGACGCTTCACCATCGCGCGCGGCTCGAAGACCGAGGCGGTGGTGGTGCTTGCCGAGCTGCGCGACGGCGATTTCACGGGGCGCGGCGAATGCGTGCCCTATGCCCGCTATGGAGAAAGCACCGAAGGCGTGGTGGCCGCCATCGAGGCCGTCGGTGGCGCGCTCGCGGCCGGCCTCGACCGGCGCGCGCTTCAGCGCCTGATGCCGCCCGGCGCGGCGCGGAACGCGCTCGACTGCGCGCTGTGGGACCTTGAGGCCAAGCATGCCGGCCGACCGGTTCACGCCCTTGCCGGCCTCCCCGGCCCGGCTCCCGTGGTGACCGCCTACACCCTCAGCCTCGACGCCCCTGAAGCGATGGCGGAGGCCGCGCGCAGCTGCGGGCATTCGCTCCTCAAGCTCAAGCTGGGCAGCGCGGGCGACCCAGCGCGTCTGTCCGCCATCCGCGCCGCCGTGCCCACGGCAAGGCTCATCGTCGACGCCAATGAGGGCTGGACGCCCGGTGATCTCGCCGAAAACCTCGCGGCCTGCGCCGATGCCGGCGTCGAACTGGTCGAGCAGCCGCTTCCCGCCGGCGCGGACGCGCTTCTCGGCGAGATCGAGCGCCCGGTTCCCGTCTGCGCCGACGAGAGCGTGCATGGGCGCGACACGCTCCCCCAGCTCATCGGCCGCTACGACGCCATCAATGTGAAGCTGGACAAGACCGGCGGGCTGACCGAGGCACTGGCGCTCGCCCGCGAGGCCCGCGCGGCCGGGCTCGACATCATGGTCGGCTGCATGGTCGCCACCTCGCTGGCGATGGCACCGGCGCTGCTGCTCGCCCCACTTGCCCGGTTTGTCGATCTCGACGGGCCGCTGCTGCTCGCCCGCGACCGCACGCCCGCCCTGCGCTACGAGGGCAGCCTGGTCTACCCTCCCGAGCCCGCGCTCTGGGGCTGA
- a CDS encoding MlaE family ABC transporter permease, whose translation MGAAEAPLLATARNGRELVFVGNGRWIATQSRALEGAVEAGLAELAAGQVEKARVDLSGVRALDTLGAVMADRLVRELEAAGVQCQLIGLERRFQPLIEEIGRGCHQVPPRKKPGSAVGDGLETIGHTVDLMYDDALRFLSFVGSVITSVLRVVVRPHTFRWTSMVYHLERTGLRAVPIIALITFLIGCIIAQQGIFHFRKFGATTYVVDMVGILTLRELGVLIVSIMVAGRSGSAFTAELGSMKMREEVDALRVMGFDPNEVLVLPRLVSLIIAVPLLTFIGNMCALFGGGLVAWLYGGISPDIFLNRLREAIALNTFEVGMIKAPFMAAIIGLIACMEGMRVGGSAESLGSHTTSSVVKAIFLVIVVDGLFAMFFAAVDM comes from the coding sequence TTGGGAGCAGCCGAAGCGCCGCTTCTGGCTACTGCGCGCAACGGACGCGAGCTTGTGTTCGTCGGCAACGGCCGATGGATCGCGACGCAGAGCCGTGCGCTCGAAGGCGCCGTTGAAGCCGGTCTCGCCGAATTGGCGGCGGGACAGGTGGAGAAGGCGCGCGTCGACTTGTCCGGGGTGCGGGCTCTCGACACGCTCGGTGCCGTCATGGCCGACCGGCTGGTGCGCGAGCTGGAAGCGGCGGGCGTCCAGTGCCAGCTGATCGGGCTTGAGCGCCGGTTCCAGCCGCTGATCGAGGAAATCGGGCGCGGCTGCCATCAGGTGCCGCCCCGGAAGAAGCCGGGCAGTGCCGTCGGCGACGGGTTGGAGACGATCGGCCATACCGTCGACCTGATGTACGACGACGCGCTGCGCTTTCTCTCCTTCGTCGGCTCCGTGATCACTTCCGTGCTGCGCGTGGTGGTTCGCCCGCACACCTTTCGCTGGACGTCGATGGTGTACCACCTCGAGCGGACCGGGCTGCGGGCGGTGCCGATCATCGCGCTGATCACCTTTCTGATCGGCTGCATCATCGCCCAGCAGGGCATCTTCCACTTCCGCAAATTCGGCGCGACGACCTATGTCGTGGACATGGTCGGCATCTTGACCCTGCGCGAGCTGGGCGTGCTGATAGTGTCGATCATGGTGGCCGGCCGCTCCGGCAGCGCGTTCACGGCCGAGCTCGGTTCGATGAAGATGCGCGAGGAGGTCGACGCGTTGCGCGTGATGGGCTTCGATCCGAATGAGGTGCTGGTGCTGCCGCGCCTGGTATCGCTGATCATCGCCGTGCCGCTGCTGACCTTCATCGGCAACATGTGCGCGCTGTTCGGCGGCGGTCTCGTGGCCTGGTTATATGGCGGCATCTCGCCGGACATCTTCCTCAACCGGCTGCGTGAGGCGATTGCGCTCAACACCTTCGAGGTCGGCATGATCAAGGCGCCGTTCATGGCGGCGATCATTGGCCTGATCGCGTGCATGGAAGGCATGAGGGTCGGCGGCAGTGCCGAATCGCTCGGGTCGCACACCACCTCTTCGGTGGTGAAGGCGATCTTTCTCGTCATCGTGGTGGACGGGCTGTTCGCCATGTTCTTCGCCGCGGTCGACATGTGA
- a CDS encoding ABC transporter ATP-binding protein: MSVRDIVVGFGDKIILKGLSLDVMRGEILGFVGASGGGKSVLTRTILGLTRKRSGTVDVFGQNLDTLSYMQRRQLEQRWGVLFQQGALFSSLSVRQNIQFPMREYLDMSPRLMDELTVAKIEMVGLSPDVAEKAPSELSGGMIKRAALARALALDPEILFLDEPTSGLDPIGAAEFDELIATLQQTLGLTVFMVTHDLDSLHTVCDRIAALADGQVVAVGPIETMLASDHPWVSAYFHGKRARAAGFGQNGGR, from the coding sequence ATCAGCGTGCGCGATATCGTCGTGGGTTTCGGCGACAAGATCATTCTCAAGGGCCTCTCGCTCGACGTGATGCGTGGCGAGATCCTCGGCTTCGTCGGCGCCTCGGGCGGCGGCAAGTCGGTGCTGACCCGCACCATTCTCGGGCTGACGAGGAAGCGTTCCGGCACGGTCGACGTGTTCGGCCAGAACCTCGACACGCTGTCCTATATGCAGCGCCGCCAGCTTGAGCAGCGCTGGGGCGTGCTGTTCCAGCAGGGGGCGCTGTTCTCGTCGCTTTCCGTGCGGCAGAACATCCAGTTTCCGATGCGCGAATATCTCGACATGTCGCCGCGGCTCATGGACGAACTGACCGTCGCCAAGATCGAGATGGTCGGCCTGTCACCGGATGTCGCGGAGAAGGCGCCGTCCGAACTGTCGGGCGGCATGATCAAGCGCGCGGCCCTGGCGCGAGCGCTGGCTCTCGATCCGGAAATTCTGTTCCTCGACGAGCCGACATCGGGGCTCGATCCCATCGGCGCCGCCGAGTTCGACGAACTGATTGCGACATTGCAGCAGACTTTGGGGCTGACCGTATTCATGGTAACGCACGATCTCGACAGCCTTCATACGGTGTGTGACCGAATCGCCGCGCTCGCGGATGGACAGGTCGTCGCCGTTGGTCCGATCGAAACCATGCTGGCCTCGGATCATCCTTGGGTTTCTGCCTATTTTCATGGGAAGCGGGCGCGCGCGGCCGGCTTCGGTCAGAACGGCGGGCGGTGA
- a CDS encoding MlaD family protein — METRAHYIVIGLFTIAVIAAGFGFVWWFSNASSRGPRTNYDVVFNGAVSGLQTGSQVTFNGIPVGEVTKLRLDAKDPRRVIATIAVQPDTPIRDDTRANLDSQLLTGLASVGLIGGSTNAQPLPTPEEGELPRIDANTSAVQDLVKSAREVMGRVDDIATRVDDLLRANDAKITSVIDNVDKFSKALGDNADNIDSFLKGVGGAADQVKQLAANMDKVVTSFDPDKVGQTVDDISSFTAKLDGMAAKFDEILNNVDALTKSDEGKGMFSEITAAAAEVRKLAANLDTRTAELSDNLNKFTGPGLRQYEALAADGRRTLAEIERVFRRLERNPRQFIFGGSSVPGYNGQ, encoded by the coding sequence ATGGAAACACGCGCCCACTACATAGTTATCGGCCTGTTCACGATCGCTGTCATCGCGGCCGGTTTCGGCTTCGTCTGGTGGTTCTCCAACGCGAGCAGCCGGGGGCCGCGTACCAATTATGACGTCGTGTTCAATGGTGCGGTGAGCGGCCTGCAGACCGGCTCTCAGGTGACCTTCAACGGCATTCCCGTTGGCGAGGTGACCAAGCTGCGGCTTGACGCTAAGGACCCGCGCCGGGTGATCGCGACCATTGCCGTTCAGCCCGACACGCCTATTCGCGACGACACCCGCGCCAATCTCGACAGCCAGCTCCTGACCGGCCTTGCCTCCGTGGGGCTGATCGGTGGTTCGACCAACGCCCAGCCGCTGCCGACACCGGAAGAGGGGGAGCTTCCGCGTATCGATGCCAATACGTCCGCCGTGCAGGACCTTGTGAAAAGCGCGCGCGAGGTCATGGGCCGGGTCGATGACATCGCCACGCGGGTGGACGATCTGCTGCGGGCCAATGACGCCAAGATCACGTCGGTGATCGACAATGTCGACAAATTCAGCAAGGCGCTGGGCGACAATGCCGACAACATCGATTCCTTCCTGAAGGGTGTTGGCGGCGCCGCCGACCAGGTCAAGCAGCTCGCGGCGAACATGGACAAGGTGGTGACATCGTTCGACCCGGACAAGGTGGGGCAGACGGTCGACGACATCAGCAGCTTCACCGCCAAGCTGGACGGCATGGCGGCGAAGTTCGACGAGATACTTAACAATGTCGATGCCCTGACCAAGAGCGACGAGGGCAAGGGCATGTTCTCCGAGATTACGGCCGCCGCCGCCGAAGTGCGCAAGCTGGCCGCCAATCTCGACACGCGCACGGCCGAGCTGTCGGACAATCTGAACAAGTTCACAGGTCCGGGCCTGCGCCAGTATGAAGCGTTGGCGGCGGATGGCCGGCGGACACTGGCTGAAATTGAACGCGTGTTCCGCAGGCTGGAGCGTAATCCGCGTCAGTTCATCTTTGGGGGCTCATCCGTTCCCGGCTACAATGGACAATAG
- a CDS encoding ABC-type transport auxiliary lipoprotein family protein encodes MATLCLALALGGCASALSGGDKAVPTFDLTAPNDFSVPNSGRGQLVIAMPTALQVLDTERIVVEPASGQITYLNKAQWGDRLPALFQARLIESFENGSRARAVARADSAITADYLLLTDIRTFGIQTFGGGPEAVVEVSAKIVGNNSGRIAAAQVFRARVAAGGTDGVQATQALDQASDEVFVAIVRWAASR; translated from the coding sequence GTGGCCACGTTGTGTCTTGCCCTGGCGCTGGGCGGCTGCGCCTCGGCGCTGTCGGGCGGCGACAAGGCGGTGCCGACCTTCGACCTGACGGCGCCGAACGACTTCTCGGTGCCGAATTCGGGCCGTGGGCAGCTCGTGATTGCCATGCCGACCGCCCTGCAGGTGCTTGATACCGAGCGGATCGTGGTCGAGCCGGCGTCCGGGCAGATCACCTATCTCAACAAGGCGCAGTGGGGCGACCGGCTGCCGGCGCTGTTTCAGGCGCGGCTGATCGAGAGTTTCGAGAATGGCAGCCGGGCGCGAGCCGTGGCGCGCGCGGACAGTGCGATCACCGCCGACTACCTGCTGCTGACCGATATCCGCACCTTCGGTATCCAGACCTTCGGCGGCGGGCCCGAGGCGGTGGTCGAGGTCTCGGCCAAGATCGTCGGCAACAATTCCGGCCGCATCGCCGCCGCGCAGGTGTTCAGGGCGCGGGTGGCGGCCGGCGGAACCGACGGGGTTCAGGCGACGCAGGCACTGGATCAGGCCTCTGACGAGGTTTTCGTTGCGATCGTGCGCTGGGCCGCGAGCCGCTGA